In Candidatus Roseilinea sp., one DNA window encodes the following:
- a CDS encoding ABC transporter substrate-binding protein codes for MIRERTRASSKRVVAIIAASTVIIAACAAPTTTRVVEVTKEVVVTAAPGAGAIDPSAKFQLTYLNICFPSSMAVTDLMLAAFGAKYPNIDVKVDCAQGDYAEGIFAQAAAGNLPDVVFSADLFTVPFVNAGVLLDLEQFDKADESFSFDDIYPNILALGQVPGKPGTYMIPASWDSVQMYYNKDLFEKSGAPVPTDEWTWDDLITACKVVQEKNPGVYCVGNGGTEGWDWWAYFIPWIVGHGGYPVSEDFKTSTFSSPESLAGIQAYVDLWTKHKVTIPIGEQLPSGRDGCFIAGKCATYFMIPGLMKTFREKITDFTWDVVQMPALPKKRVTGMGTYGYGISKDSKNPQAAWELIKFLASPTGQRLSLTNYIGVPFLKSMADDPVYERLQPPPQNIKAFLKGGEIGIFPPNGYPPKCGSLYAGLINQTIRTALEESIRGVKTVEQAFKDADAEIQSCLDTAQ; via the coding sequence ATGATTCGTGAACGCACTCGTGCTTCGAGCAAACGCGTTGTGGCGATCATCGCCGCGTCTACAGTCATCATCGCAGCCTGCGCTGCACCAACGACCACTCGCGTCGTCGAGGTGACCAAAGAAGTCGTTGTCACCGCAGCGCCGGGCGCCGGTGCGATAGATCCCAGCGCGAAATTCCAGCTCACCTACCTGAACATCTGTTTCCCCTCGTCCATGGCCGTAACCGACTTGATGCTCGCGGCCTTCGGCGCCAAGTATCCAAACATAGACGTCAAGGTGGACTGCGCGCAGGGAGACTACGCCGAAGGCATCTTCGCTCAGGCTGCCGCAGGCAACCTGCCGGACGTGGTCTTTTCGGCCGATCTGTTCACCGTGCCATTCGTAAACGCCGGCGTGCTCCTCGACCTCGAACAATTCGACAAAGCTGACGAATCGTTCAGCTTCGACGACATCTATCCGAACATCCTCGCCCTGGGCCAGGTGCCCGGCAAGCCCGGCACGTACATGATCCCGGCGTCATGGGACAGCGTGCAGATGTACTACAACAAAGACCTGTTCGAGAAGTCAGGCGCGCCCGTGCCAACAGACGAATGGACCTGGGATGACCTGATCACGGCCTGCAAGGTTGTGCAGGAGAAGAACCCCGGCGTGTACTGCGTCGGCAACGGCGGCACCGAGGGCTGGGATTGGTGGGCTTACTTCATCCCGTGGATCGTCGGCCACGGCGGGTATCCGGTGAGCGAAGACTTCAAGACCTCGACGTTCAGCTCGCCCGAGTCGCTCGCCGGCATCCAGGCCTACGTGGACTTGTGGACCAAGCACAAGGTGACCATCCCCATCGGTGAGCAACTGCCTAGCGGACGCGACGGTTGCTTCATCGCCGGCAAGTGCGCCACCTACTTCATGATCCCAGGCTTGATGAAGACCTTCCGCGAGAAGATCACCGACTTCACCTGGGATGTGGTGCAGATGCCCGCGCTGCCCAAGAAGCGCGTCACCGGCATGGGCACGTATGGCTATGGCATCAGCAAAGACAGCAAAAACCCGCAGGCAGCCTGGGAGCTGATCAAGTTCCTGGCTTCGCCCACCGGCCAGCGCCTCAGCCTGACGAACTACATCGGTGTGCCGTTCCTCAAGTCCATGGCAGACGATCCGGTGTATGAGCGCCTGCAGCCGCCGCCGCAGAACATCAAAGCCTTCCTCAAAGGCGGCGAAATCGGCATCTTCCCGCCCAACGGCTACCCACCCAAGTGTGGCAGCTTGTACGCCGGCCTGATCAACCAAACCATCCGGACGGCGCTCGAAGAGTCCATCCGCGGCGTCAAGACGGTCGAACAAGCCTTTAAGGACGCCGACGCGGAGATTCAGTCCTGCCTAGACACGGCGCAATAG